GTCGGACTGTTCCAGATCGGCGCGCCGGACGGCCCCCAATTGGTGGCGCCCGCCGAATTGACGCCGGTTTTCACCAGTTCTTCCTCGATCGTATAGGTCTTCCACTTCTGCTGGCCGGTCGCCGCGTCGAGCGCCACCACCGACCCGCGGAACGTGCAGCACTCATAGGTCGGCTCGGACGCCGGCACTACTTCCAGCGACGACACCGGCTGAAACACGGTGCCATCATGATAGGACGGCTGTGCGGTACCGACGGCGTTGGGATGATCATCGACCCTGGCAACCCACACCTGCTTGCCCGTCACCAGATCGACGGCATAGACCCGCGCCATCAGGTCCGTGAAATAGCCAAGCGGCCGGGCCGGCGTCTCGCCCGGCTTCCAGCCCGGAATGGTGATGCCGGTGCGGACTTCCGCACCCGCCCGGAACGTCCAGCGCAGACAGCCGCTGGCCGCATCGAACGCATAGACCGTGCCGTTCTGGCTGCCGACCATCAGCGCACCGCCTGCGAAGCTGGGCTGGGATCGCGCCCGATTTGCCCCGGGATAGGCGAACGACCATTTCAAGGTCAGGTTTTTCAGATCGGCCTTCGACAGCCTCGCCACATCGCCCGGAATGAACCGCTTGTTGTCGCGGGTGATGCCCCAGCCCGACGTGAATGGCGGCTGATCATAGTCGAACCGAGCGGCGTCGCCGGTGCATCTTGCCGGGAGCTTAGGGTCCACAACCATCGGGCCGCCGGTCAGGTAATCGGCGATCTCCCGGTGCTGCGCGCTGGTCAGATGGGCCGACTGCGCCTTCATCACGCCAGTCTCCTGGCTTCCCAGCACGGCCTCATAGGACAGCATGCGCAGCTGAGAGACATGAGGCGCGCGGGTCGTGGAGCCGGTCTCATGGCAAGCCGCACAGCTTTGCGCGAACAGCGCCGCACCCGGATGGTCGTCTCCGGTGGTGCTCTGCCCCATGGTCCGCTTGGTCTCTTCCCTGGTTTCCATCTTGATGGGACCCGCGGCGTGCACCGCGCCGGACAATCCCAACATGCCGAGCAAGAGCCCGGCGGCGACGATACGGGTCATTGGAGCCTCCCCTTTTCCGGGCCGCCGTTTCTCCCCGATCCGGCTGGCACCCGCCCCGTCAGATTATGTGCCGTTGCCCGATGCTTCAAGGACGCCCGGAACTATCCCCGTAGTGCCGAGTTTACCGCATGACCGCCCCTCGCACCGGAACCCGAAGATGCCCCTGCTGCCCATCATTGCCCTTTTTTCCACGGGATTTGCGCTGATTGCCGCTGGTTCACCCTTGGGCGGCGTGTTCCTGGTTCTCGGCGCGATCATGCTCAGCCTGAAGATCGCCATGCCGGTCGTCAGGGTCCCGCCCCAAACGCCCGGCATCAAGGAACCTCGCCGCTAGGCGCTGCTGCAGGTTCGCGCCGAAGCCGCGCCGCAAACCTCACCGTCCCTCCCCGACCTGGGGGCGAATAGGGCCAGGCGGCACTTCTTCGCTTGATCACCGCGTCCGCTGATTCTCCGGCACCGGGCGAAGCTGCGGATACCAGGGCGAGCGTAGCGGATCGCCCGGCTTGAGGAGTTGCGACAGGCCGGGCGTGAGCGGCACCGTCGGCCGGGAGGCCGGCCGCCTAGCATAGACGATATCCTCGCCATAGCAGCGGATGGTGATTGCCCGGCGCCGGCCGCCCTCGGGCGTCCAGCCGCCGCCATGCAGCACGCCCGGATGCAGCAGGATCACGTCGCCAGGCTCGATATCGAACGACACGATGTTCCACTTGTCACGCTCGGCCTCGATGTTCGGCAACGGCGGCAGTTCCTCGCCGTAATACGGCGCGGTCGGATCGACCGAGACGTCCTTGGGGCTGAAGCCGTCATATCGGGTGGTGCGATGGCTGCCCGGGATCATTTCCAGGCACAATTCCCTGGGCAGCGGATCCAGGCTGATCCACATGGAGGCGATCTGCTCGCCCTCCAGCGGCCAGTACGACATATCCTGGTGCCAGGGCGTGCGGTTGCCTTTGCCTTCCTTGATGAAGAACTCGTCCGAATAATACCAGATACGCTCCGATCCCAGCAGCAGCGACATCATGTCGGCGATGGGTGAATCGTACATAAGCCGCTGCAGTTCGAA
The nucleotide sequence above comes from Emcibacter sp. SYSU 3D8. Encoded proteins:
- a CDS encoding phytanoyl-CoA dioxygenase family protein; translation: MADVTTREYTDPVRVGAENPGWADWRALITPQIREQYKRDGVVFLRQALHPEWLLLIEMGLQRVLGTGAQFKHKFFQGESGEFTETVRNFEHSFELQRLMYDSPIADMMSLLLGSERIWYYSDEFFIKEGKGNRTPWHQDMSYWPLEGEQIASMWISLDPLPRELCLEMIPGSHRTTRYDGFSPKDVSVDPTAPYYGEELPPLPNIEAERDKWNIVSFDIEPGDVILLHPGVLHGGGWTPEGGRRRAITIRCYGEDIVYARRPASRPTVPLTPGLSQLLKPGDPLRSPWYPQLRPVPENQRTR
- a CDS encoding PQQ-binding-like beta-propeller repeat protein, translated to MTRIVAAGLLLGMLGLSGAVHAAGPIKMETREETKRTMGQSTTGDDHPGAALFAQSCAACHETGSTTRAPHVSQLRMLSYEAVLGSQETGVMKAQSAHLTSAQHREIADYLTGGPMVVDPKLPARCTGDAARFDYDQPPFTSGWGITRDNKRFIPGDVARLSKADLKNLTLKWSFAYPGANRARSQPSFAGGALMVGSQNGTVYAFDAASGCLRWTFRAGAEVRTGITIPGWKPGETPARPLGYFTDLMARVYAVDLVTGKQVWVARVDDHPNAVGTAQPSYHDGTVFQPVSSLEVVPASEPTYECCTFRGSVVALDAATGQQKWKTYTIEEELVKTGVNSAGATNWGPSGAPIWNSPTIDPRRNRIYAGTGENYSSPAQGSSDAIMAFDMTTGEIAWIRQTVSGDAWNVACQPNIPDKANCPKEKGPDVDFAAPPMLVSDGARDILVAGQKNGAAYGIDPDTGALIWTNQVGRGGNQGGIHFGLAADGTTVFVPMSDWDDSMLDPNEARPGLNAVDAFTGKKAWYTPADDVCGGREFCAPGIAAAITAIPDMVVAGHRDGRLRIYDAATGAVLWEYNTDRTFKTPTGAVAEGGSMGGGSGPMVVDGHIYVNSGYGIYYGMPGNALLVFGPK